A window of Phycodurus eques isolate BA_2022a chromosome 5, UOR_Pequ_1.1, whole genome shotgun sequence contains these coding sequences:
- the LOC133403347 gene encoding high-affinity choline transporter 1-like produces the protein MAVNVAGLVAVVVFYLVILLTGIFASRKSKQVEKKCTGKKSEVAIIGGRNINVVIGVFTMTATWVGGSYIMGTAEAVYSPAQGLLWAYGPIAFMFNFFIAGLFFAKPMRSKCYITMLDPFQHRYGQLFTTAILLPALVSDILWVACILAALGGMMSIVLEISSTISIPISAAVSIIYTLLGGLYAVAYTDIIQLSFIFVCLWLCIPFMFLSPAVTDPSQTAYFNQSSIHSWIGEVKLEDAGKWMDNFFVMAFGGLAYQALFQRILAASSSTQAQVTCFAAGGFSFIMGIPSIIIGAVGASTDWNQTEYGLPPPHKRGEAKNILPLVLSYVTPNWMSVLGIGAIAAAVMSSMDSALLSSGSMFTQNLYKATLRKQASERELQWVLRISVLLVGLAGTGLAFNRSSIIALWVLATDLLYCIVGPQLVCVVHLRSPNCYGAISGYVIGLLLRGLSGEPALDIAPVLLYPGWREEDGVITQYFPFRTLIVLISLATIIAMSWLFQLGFTHHLIPQSWDVLDAFKKKMEAEEEEERPISNEENNFVFSTAL, from the exons ATGGCAGTGAACGTGGCTGGACTTGTGGCTGTGGTTGTCTTTTATTTGGTTATCCTGCTAACTGGGATCTTCGCCTCGCGCAAATCGAAGCAAGTGGAGAAGAAATGTACTGGAAAAAAGAGCGAAGTCGCCATCATCGGAGGCCGCAATATCAATGTAGTGATTGGTGTGTTTACCATGACgg caACATGGGTTGGTGGATCTTATATTATGGGGACTGCTGAAGCTGTTTACTCTCCAGCTCAAGGTCTCCTTTGGGCTTATGGGCCTATTGCATTTatgttcaatttttttattg CAGGATTGTTTTTTGCCAAACCAATGAGGTCCAAATGCTACATCACCATGTTGGACCCATTTCAGCATCGCTACGGCCAATTGTTCACGACAGCAATTCTACTTCCTGCTCTGGTCAGTGATATTTTGTGGGTGGCCTGCATCCTTGCTGCTCTAG GGGGGATGATGAGCATCGTCCTTGAAATATCATCTACAATCTCCATCCCAATCTCTGCGGCTGTCTCTATCATCTACACTTTATTAGGAGGCCTCTACGCAGTTGCATACACTGATATCATCCAACTCTccttcatatttgtttgtctg tggCTTTGTATTCCATTTATGTTTCTCAGTCCTGCGGTGACTGACCCCTCACAAACAGCCTATTTCAACCAGTCAAGCATCCACTCATGGATAGGGGAGGTGAAGCTTGAGGATGCAGGAAAGTGGATGGATAACTTTTTCGTGATG GCTTTCGGGGGACTGGCGTATCAGGCTCTATTCCAGAGGATTCTTGCAGCGTCCTCCTCGACTCAGGCTCAGGTCACCTGTTTTGCTGCTGGtggattttcttttattatggGAATCCCTTCAATAATCATTGGAGCTGTGGGTGCTTCtacag ACTGGAACCAGACAGAATATGGTCTACCGCCACCTCATAAGCGCGGGGAGGCAAAAAATATCCTTCCACTGGTTTTGTCCTACGTCACACCCAACTGGATGTCAGTGTTGGGAATTGGTGCTATAGCAGCGGCAGTTATGTCCTCCATGGACTCTGCATTGTTGTCTTCAGGCTCCATGTTCACCCAAAACCTATACAAGGCGACTTTGAGAAAGCAG GCATCAGAAAGGGAGCTGCAGTGGGTGCTCAGGATTAGTGTGCTGCTGGTGGGCCTGGCTGGAACTGGTCTGGCCTTTAACAGGAGCAGCATCATTGCGCTCTGGGTGCTCGCGACCGACTTACTTTATTGCATTGTCGGCCCGCAGCTGGTTTGTGTGGTACACCTCCGCTCTCCCAATTGCTACGGCGCCATCAGTGGCTACGTGATAGGTCTGCTGCTGCGCGGGCTCAGCGGCGAGCCAGCGCTCGACATCGCTCCTGTGCTGCTCTACCCGGGCTGGAGGGAGGAGGATGGTGTCATCACACAGTACTTTCCCTTCAGGACTCTGATTGTGCTCATTTCTCTGGCAACTATCATTGCCATGTCCTGGCTGTTCCAGCTGGGTTTCACTCACCATCTCATTCCTCAGTCCTGGGATGTGTTGGATgcattcaaaaagaaaatggaagcagaagaagaggaggagagacCAATTTCCAATGAGGAAAACAACTTTGTCTTTAGTACAGCTTTATAG